GGCGATTTGGGAACGTCCGAGGTTTTGGATAATGGAATTAAAATATTCCGGCGGGGTGGACAGGTAGAAGAGGACATTTTTCTCTGTCTTATGTTTGTCGGATAATTCATCGAGCATTTTCCCGAGCTTCTCATAAGTCTCCGGCTGGTCGAAGTCCCCTTGGCAATAATACATCCTCTCCTTAAATTTCGCCCAGAGCGATTCATCGACCTGTTGGGTGGCAAATTGGTGGATGTCCTGGGTCATGAGGTCGCGGAACTCCTGATCATTCCAAGGGCGGCGGGCCACGGCGACCACCGCAAAATTCTCCGGCAATAAATTATGGCATGCCAGATTATAGAGTGACGGGAGCAATTTGCGTTTGGTCAAATCCCCCGATGCACCGAAAATGACGAAAATACAGGGACCAGCGGGCTGGTCTTTTATGGGTAGATCATTTGCTTGTGACATAGAAAGAATCGATCATTTGGGTTCTTGATGTCCACCAAAACCTTTGCGCATGGCGGAGATGATTTTTTCTGCGAAGGTGTTATCTTGGCGTGAACGGAAACGCTTATAAAGCGCTGTGGTCAGGACATCTGCTGCGACTGATTGCTCGACGGCAGTATTAACAGTCCAGCGGCCTTCACCGGAGTCGCTGACCTTACCGCTGAAGCTGCCTAAGGTGTTATCCTTGGTCAGCTCGATGGCTGCCAGGTCCAAAAGCCAGGAAGGAATCACACTCCCGCGCCGCCAGAGCTCTGAAATCGCGGCGACATCGAGATCGTAACGGTGCTCGAGTTTTTCCGCATGTGTTTTGGAGCTTTTCATGATTTCAAAACCTTCGGCATAAGCTTCCATTAGGCCGTATTCGATTCCGTTATGTACCATCTTTACGTAGTGCCCTGCGCCGGCAGGCCCGCAGTGTAAGTATCCTGAGGGAGCCGTGCCTTTATGATTAATCGGCTCAATATCCCCGACTCCGGGGGCCAAGGCTTTAAAAATGGGATCAAGGACTTTGACTTGCTCATCGGGACCACCAATCATCTGGCAATAACCGCGTTCCAGTCCCCAGACTCCGCCACTGACACCGACATCGACATAATGAATACCCTTTTCCTTCAGGGTAATGGCCCGGCGGGCATCGTCTTTAAAGAAGGAATTTCCCCCTTCAATAATGGTATCCCCGGGAGAAAGGAGCTTCGCAGCTTCCCAGACATGGCTTTCAGTTACGTCACCGCAAGGCAACATGAGCCAGACAAAACGGGGTGAAGGCAATTTGCTCACCAAATCCTCTAAGGTCGTCGAACCAATCGCTCCATCTTTCACGGCGGCAGCGACTTTTGCCTGGTCACGGTTAAAAACAACAATCTCATGGCCGGCACGAATTAAACGGCGAACCATTCCACCGCCCATGCGGCCAAGTCCTACTAATCCAATTTTCATATTCGAGAGTCTCCTTAGGGGGGTTAAATAAACGAGCGACTCTAACACGATTCCTTTTCAGGAAAAGAATCATTTTTGTGAAAATAAACGAATTTTGTTTTTTAAGGTTGTGCAAATGCCGGAAAAATCCAAAATTGGCGTCTGAATGTCTGCGGCGCAGAAAACACTTATCCTCTTTTTCGGTTCGCTTGTCGGCCTTTTGGCTGCCTGCGTTGCTCTTTGGTATTTTTTGGCGACACCGGGGGTGCTTTTTAGCCTAGCACTCTTTTCTTTAGGGATGCTCCTGCTCCGAGAAGAGGGGGAAAAGTCGCTGAAGATCATCCTTGAAACTTATTTTACCCACCGCAGCCTTGCCCTGCATGAGGCGAAGGTAAATATCCTCGAAATCCTCGAGGCACCCGTTCCTTTTATCCTCCGTGAAGAATATGAAATGCAGCTAGAGGAAACTTTCATCAGCCAAAGTGATGAACCCACAGGCATCGAGAAAAAGAAGAAGTGGCGCCGTTTCCGCCGTCGGCGCGCCCGCCCGCTCCACCGTTTTCTTACCGTCGAGATGGAAATCAATCCTTCGGTGACCACCGTCGACGGCCAACCAGCCGTGTGGGATGCGTTAGAGGTTCGATTTGCCAAATACGATGAGCCGGTTCCGGGGATTGATCTGGATGAGATCCCGTCTGAAGAAGAAGGGGCCGAGATTGTCGGTTGGGAAGTCTGGCATAATGATGACTTCCGTATCGAGACATCCCCTGAAATGACGGGTACCAAACGGGTTATTTATTATCTTCATCTCCATGGGCCGGAAGTCAAAAGGATCCAAGTACGTTACCTTTATGAAGACCTAGGGACACCTTTCGATGTGCCCGCCCTGCCTGATGCCCCAAAAACCGCTCTCTTCCACCATCCAGCCCGCAAAAATACCCAACCCCTTTCAAAGCCCGCGATCGCCACCGGTGCGTCAAAGGAACCTGAAGCTATCACCGTCAAAGCCCCGGCACTTCCTGAAAAGCCAAAGACGGAAACCCCCAAGGAAACGCCGGAAAAAGTAACCAGTGAATCCTCGGCTGTCGTTATTGCCCAAAAAGATCAGATTCCGCAGGCTAAAGAAACGGGCGCGGCCAAAATGTCCGAAGAGAAAAAGGATTCCGCTGTTGGGACAAAAGAAACTCCTCTGTCCAAGGAAGAGCCTGTAGTTAAGACGGACAAGGACAAAAAGGAGTCTGCCGTTGAGCCAAAAGAAATGCCTTTGACCAAGGAAGAGCCTGTAGTCAAGACGGACAAGGACAAAAAGGATTCCGCTGTTGGGGCAAAAGAAATGCCTGTGGCCAAGGAAGAGCCCGTGGCCAAGACGGACAAAGACAAAAAGGAGTCTGCCGTTGAGCCAAAAGAAATGCCTGTGACCAAGGAAGAGCCTGTAGTCAAGACGGACAAGGACAAAAAGGATTCCGCTGTTGGGGCAAAAGAAATGCCTCTGTCCAAGGAAGAGCCTGTAGTTAAGACGGACAAGGACAAAAAGGAGTCTGCCGTTGAGCCAAAAGAAATGCCTGTGGCCAAGGAAGAGCCTGTAGTCAAGACGGACAAGGACATAAAGGATACGGCTCCTTCCAAACAAATTGTTTTGGATATAACCGACGAGAAGAAAGAAATTCCTTCGGAAGTGAAAACCGAATCACCCCGGATTGATGCCCCTGTAGGGATAACGCGTCCTATCCCCCCAGTCCAAAGGAAACCCGAAAAGAAGCCTGAGACTCCTATTCCACCGGCTGAAAAATCTTTATCAGAGAAGAAAAAGGACGAACCCGCTCCGGAGGCCAAAGACAAGGCTGGAAATAAATCGCCCGGAGAAAAAATGGTCGTTCCTGAGGGAGAAACCGCCGAATCTCTCGTGAAGATACCAGTGCCGGTACCAGCACACAAAGGCCAGGGAGGGCCTGTCCAGCCCTCAATTACGGTAAAGCCCGTAACTGCGCAAATTGCTTCACCAGAAATTCAAAAACCGGCCTCTGTTGAAACGGAGATTAAAAAGGCCGATGTCCTAGTGCCCGACCAGACCTCTGCGCAAATTGTCGCGGATAAAGTAGTGGAAAAAGAGGTTTCGGTACCACTGGTTGCGACTGCTCCCCCCGCCCCGCCTCTCAAAGAAAAACTCGCCCAAGGTTTGGAGAAACTCAAAACCTTTTTTGGACATGTGAAGAAGGATACAGTACAGAAAACAGTCCATATCGCAGCGCTCACGAGTGTAAAATACAAGACTGTGCAGTCGCGTTACCAGGTTTTCACGAATAATCTGGAAGCCAAAGTCAAAGACTTCTCCACAAAGTTGCATGAGAGGAACATGCAAAAAATGGAGTCGATGAAAATTACAATTCCACCCGTGAAAATCGCTGATTTAAAAACGACACCTCCCCCGTCGATTGAAGTGGACAAGAAAAAAACCGTTAAAATCAACAAGGATCGGGAATTGATCCTGCAACCCGAGATTACACATCCTAAAAAAGTCAAGGCACCGGATTCACCTGCCATTAATCTCGCGGTTGAAATGTCGGATGAAAAACCCGGTTCAGAGGGTAATCCTATCGATGAGGATTATACGGAGTTCCATTACTTTGTGATTCGCACGGGCGAAGAGCAGGAGGGGCCTTTCGAGTATGATGCTGTCCAGGCCATGTTCGAGAGCGGGGAATTACGTAGCGAACATCTTATTTGGTACCCCGGACTGGCTGATTGGACACCGATTTCTGACATTGAGGAGGTTATTGAGGAAGAACCTTCAAACAGCGCAGGCAGCCAGGATGTTTTCTATAAGGGGTAAAACACTATTCTTGTTTTTTAAAATGCCGCTGGATACACTGGGACATTGGCGATTCTGAGAGTCGATAAGATCAAAATACGTCAAAAAATATGTTTCCCGTCATTTCCAGCAAATCACTCGAACGCATGAAAGCTTTCTGTGCCGTTGTAGTGGTTGCAACCGGGCTAATGGTTCTTTTCGGGTGGTGGCAGGATATTGGGTTATTCATTTACGTGCATAAGAGCTTTCAAGCGATGAATCCGCTCACTGCTCTAAATTTTGTACTCACAGGTATAGCTCTTTACATCTCAAACCGTTGTGTTGGTCGTCGAGCCTTGGGTGTTCTTTTGATTTTTTGCTGTTTTTTTGTACTGATGACCTCCTCGTTGAGGATACTTGATATCTCTGGAATTACCCAGTTTGACATCGACCACCTGCTTTTTTCTGAAAAGGTGAATGATAACCATATGAAGCCTGTGGCGGCTTTAAATTTTATCCTAGCTTGCTTTGGTTTGCTCGGGGTGAATTTCCGCTGGTGCCGGAAAATCCTGCCGCCTGAAATTATTATTGTTCCTCCATTGCTCTTACTATCCATGGGGCTGCTGGGATGTGTAGTTGATATTGTGCTTTTTCAGGAGCTTATCTTCATTATTCCTGTCCCTATCCATACCGCCATGGTCTTCTGGATATTATGTGCCGGTATTATCATGACCCCTTATGCGGGGGGTATGGCCGGGGTGGTACTCGAGAAAAACGGTCCGCTCAAGCCCCACCAACTCATTTACCGGATTATCCGCCAGTCCCCTTTGGCATGGATTCTCCTTGTTATTTCCATCCTGGTGACAGGAACCATCTGGAGGATGTCTTCACAATCAATGAGGGCAGAGGTTGATAAGAATTTTAATCTCCGATGCGCGGAGATTAATTCTGTCATCCTTAGTAGGATTGATTCCTGTGAACTCATCCTGAGTGGTGCCCGCGGGCTTTTCCATGCCAGCAACCGTGTGACTTATGATGAATGGGCGGATTATGCAAAAAGCCTTCATATTAATGATGCAATATCTGAGTTAAAAGGGATTGGATTCATCTCTTATGTAAGGGCTGGGCAATTACAGGGTTTTCTTAAAAAGGAAAACAAAGAGCGTACTCTTCCATTACAGCCGAGGAATCTTGATAACGCGGCGGCGGATTTTTTTATTGTGAATTACTTTGATCAGGTACCCGGAAGTAGCGATCTCATCGGGAGTGATTTTGGGCAGGACCCCCGAATAAGGCGCGCATTGGAGAGGACTCTTGAGACAGATTCATTTTCTATGAGCCCGGTGATCGTTTTAGAAGGGGAATCCTCACGG
The DNA window shown above is from Verrucomicrobiota bacterium and carries:
- a CDS encoding GYF domain-containing protein; translated protein: MSAAQKTLILFFGSLVGLLAACVALWYFLATPGVLFSLALFSLGMLLLREEGEKSLKIILETYFTHRSLALHEAKVNILEILEAPVPFILREEYEMQLEETFISQSDEPTGIEKKKKWRRFRRRRARPLHRFLTVEMEINPSVTTVDGQPAVWDALEVRFAKYDEPVPGIDLDEIPSEEEGAEIVGWEVWHNDDFRIETSPEMTGTKRVIYYLHLHGPEVKRIQVRYLYEDLGTPFDVPALPDAPKTALFHHPARKNTQPLSKPAIATGASKEPEAITVKAPALPEKPKTETPKETPEKVTSESSAVVIAQKDQIPQAKETGAAKMSEEKKDSAVGTKETPLSKEEPVVKTDKDKKESAVEPKEMPLTKEEPVVKTDKDKKDSAVGAKEMPVAKEEPVAKTDKDKKESAVEPKEMPVTKEEPVVKTDKDKKDSAVGAKEMPLSKEEPVVKTDKDKKESAVEPKEMPVAKEEPVVKTDKDIKDTAPSKQIVLDITDEKKEIPSEVKTESPRIDAPVGITRPIPPVQRKPEKKPETPIPPAEKSLSEKKKDEPAPEAKDKAGNKSPGEKMVVPEGETAESLVKIPVPVPAHKGQGGPVQPSITVKPVTAQIASPEIQKPASVETEIKKADVLVPDQTSAQIVADKVVEKEVSVPLVATAPPAPPLKEKLAQGLEKLKTFFGHVKKDTVQKTVHIAALTSVKYKTVQSRYQVFTNNLEAKVKDFSTKLHERNMQKMESMKITIPPVKIADLKTTPPPSIEVDKKKTVKINKDRELILQPEITHPKKVKAPDSPAINLAVEMSDEKPGSEGNPIDEDYTEFHYFVIRTGEEQEGPFEYDAVQAMFESGELRSEHLIWYPGLADWTPISDIEEVIEEEPSNSAGSQDVFYKG
- the gnd gene encoding decarboxylating 6-phosphogluconate dehydrogenase, whose amino-acid sequence is MKIGLVGLGRMGGGMVRRLIRAGHEIVVFNRDQAKVAAAVKDGAIGSTTLEDLVSKLPSPRFVWLMLPCGDVTESHVWEAAKLLSPGDTIIEGGNSFFKDDARRAITLKEKGIHYVDVGVSGGVWGLERGYCQMIGGPDEQVKVLDPIFKALAPGVGDIEPINHKGTAPSGYLHCGPAGAGHYVKMVHNGIEYGLMEAYAEGFEIMKSSKTHAEKLEHRYDLDVAAISELWRRGSVIPSWLLDLAAIELTKDNTLGSFSGKVSDSGEGRWTVNTAVEQSVAADVLTTALYKRFRSRQDNTFAEKIISAMRKGFGGHQEPK